Below is a window of Thermoplasmata archaeon DNA.
GTGGAAAGAACTGCATGCGGTTGAACTTCACCCATCCAAAAGATGAAGACATTCCTGTAGGTGTGAAACGGCTTGCAAAGGTGCTGGAAGAAGAACTCGCAAAAGCAAAGGAATACAAGTTCCTAGATACTGCACCAATTGGAGTTTAAAATGCGTTGAACTAACTTTAAATATTCCATCTACCTTGCAGCCAATATGGGCGTGGACATTGTATCAATTGTTGAGGCTAACCAGGCGACACTGGAAGATTTCTCTGGCAAAATAATTGCAATTGATGGTTACAACACCCTCTACCAGTTTCTTGCTATAATTCGACAGCCCGATGGAACACTACTGATGGACAAACAGGGAAGAGTAACATCTCATTTATCAGGGCTTTTCTACAGAACTGCAAATTTTCTGGAGATTGGGATTAAACCTATTTTCGTCTTCGATGGGGAGCCCTATCCTCAAAAAATGAGGACAATAGAGGGAAGAGTCGCCGCAAAGGAGAAGGCGATGGAAGAATGGAAAAAGGCGCTAGAAGAGGGAGACCTGGAGATGGCAAAATCAAAGGCACAGCAGACCTCTCATTTAACAAAGGAAATGGTAAGTCAGGCAAAGCGATTGCTAGGATATATGGGTATCCCTTGGATTGATGCCCCGAGAGATGGCGAAGCGCAAGCAAGTTACATTGTGCAGCGGGGCGATGCAAATTACAGTGCGTCTCAGGACTTTGATTCCCTTCTTTTTGGAAGCCCAGCTCTAGTTAGGAATCTCGCAATCTCTGGCAAAAGAAAATTGCCAAGGAAAAAAGAATTTGTGGATATAAAGCCAGAGATAATCCTACTCAACGATGTGCTCCAGAAAAATGGAATTACCAGAGAACAGCTCATTGACATTGGAATTCTGGTTGGAACTGATTTTAACGAGGGTGTTAAGGGCATTGGGGCGAAAAAAGCTCTGAAATTGATAAAGGAGTATGGAACGATAGAGAAAGTGATTGAGGTAAAGAAAATAGATGTGCCTGGCTATGAAGATGCAAGAAAGATTTTTTTACAGCCAGATATTGTGAATAACTACAACCTCAAATGGTCGTTGCCTGATACTGAGAAAATTATAGAAATGCTGTGCGAGGAGTTTGAATTTTCGGAAGACCGCGTAAGAAAAGCGCTATCATTCGTTGCGGCGAGAAAGGCCATGTGTATGCAAACTTCACTCGACCAGTTCTTTTGAACATGTTGAATTTTCTTAGAAGAAGGGTAATCTGTGCACCGATGGCTGCAGTCACTTCACCTGACTTCCGATACATGATACGCAAGTATACGGACACCCTGGTGTTTACAGAAATGTGCAGTGCCCATGCACTAGTGCACAATCCTGCGTTACTTTCTGCTAGAATCTATGAATGGGACCATCCAATTGGGTTGCAGATATATGGTGCTGACATTAGAAGAATGGTAGAAGCGGCAAAAATTGCGGAAAGGCTTGGTGCAGACATCATAGACATCAACATGGGCTGTGCGAGAAGAATTATAACCAAGCAGGGAGCCGGTGCCGCCCTACTTAAAAAGCCAGAATTTGCAAGGCAACTGATAAAGGAAATCGTAAGGAATGTTTCAGTCCCAGTAAGTGTGAAAACTAGAATCGGTTGGGATAACTTTCAGCCGGATTTTTTCGAGGCCATTGCAGATTGTGACCTCGCATTTGTTACAGTTCATGGAAGAACTGCAAAAGCAGGTTTCAGCGGTGATGTAGATTTTGACGCTATAGCCAGTTTGAAAAAAATTTTAGGCACAGTTATTGTGGGCAATGGTAACATTTTCGCACCTGGAAAAGCAGTTGAAATGCTGAAAAAAACGGGTTGCAATGCAGTGATGGTAGCGAGGGGAATGATGGGGCGACCTTATTTTCCAAGTCAATGTATAAAAGCGGTGAATGATGAAACCTTTCATGAGCCAACGAAGAACGAGATTCTATCGGACTTGCTAGAACATGCTCGAAAATTCTGCGAAATAAATGGCACGACAGCACTGAAAAAGTTTCGTCAGCATATTTACTGGTATTTCAAAACCTTCAGGAAGTCACCTGAATTTTACGAAAAAATTCAGGAGGTGAAGGAATTCTGCCAACTCGTGAAGTTGCTAGAATGGTATACTAGAAGTGTACCCTCAGCACGGGAAAAAGAATCACCTTAGGCATTCCAGCCCAATCCTCATTTCCAGCCCCTGAGGGCAAGAGAAAAAAGAAATCGTGATAAAAGGTTTTTCCGTCTCAGTATCAATATCCATAAATATTAAGAGCGTATATGCAATGCTGTGAGAGAATGGCTGAGAAAGAGGACAAACCAATAAATGAACTCTTTACTGAAATACTCATCCGGATAAAGCAGGATGTGGAAATCTCCTTACTCATGGACTCTTTAGGGAGGTACAAGAGAAAGTACAGAGAACTAGCAAAAATCGGAGTAACGCCTGACTATGAAGTAACCCTGAAGGGGGAAATTAAAGATGTGGAAGAGACCTTGCTTGGATTCCTGTATGCGGTCTACGAAACAGCCAAGGAAAAATCTGGAGTGGAAAGGGCGAGGGCAGAAATGAGCGAGGTACTTGAACATCTAATTGCCACGAGTGAGAACACCTCGGTAGCAAAAGTTGCTAAGGAATTTCTGAGTAAGATCCGACTTGAGCGGAGCCCTGTGGAAGAAATTGCTGAAAAATTGCTCAAGTATAAATTTGAGGGTTACCCAATTGAGGATGTGATTGGAGAGAAGGAGAAGGGAAAGGATGCCTTCTTGAAGGCCTACGAGGAATATGTGGCAAAAATAGAAAAATTAAAGAGTATCGAGGCACAGCTTGATGAATTAGATGTTACTGGTTTTGAGAAGGAAGCCCTTGAAATTCGTTCACATATAAAAAACCCTGCAAAACTAGATTATGTGGAGCAGCTGATGAATAAGATTGTTGCTGGTGCGAGCATTGACAGAATGGAGAAAGAATTAAATGAAATTTCAAAAGAGATAGATGTACTAGAAAAGAAGGTCGCAAAAAAACCAAAAATTCAGCCCGCACCGAAAACTCCTAGGGAAGGTAAGGTAAACGGACGGAAAGATGGAAGAATTAATGGCAGGATCAATGGAAAAGTCAATGGGATGCGAGAAAGTAAAGGTGTTGTCCCAAAACGAGAGACCGAAGCTGGAAAGAGAACGGCAATCGCACTGATTGTATTCCTCTTGCTTGCTATCCCTCCTGCAGCAATCCTTCTCTATACAGAGGCAGGAATAAAGATAGATGGAAATCTAGATGATTGGGCTGGTAAGGCATCAATAGAGCAGGTGCCAACTGGAATGGATGTGCCAATAACGAAGTATGCGATCGATGTAGATGAAAAGTATGTGTATTTCTATCTGCAAGTGCAAAGCCCTCGTGCAGTGTTTGAGAGCAGTGGGAATCAAAGGGACACCGTTTTGCTGTTTCTAGATACAGGACAAGCTGGCTATAGATTTGATGGAATAAATGCAAAGTACAAGGTTGAGATTTCTGGTAGTGAGGGAAATGTGGTTTCTACATCGCTTTCCGAATATCAGGGCGATGGCACAAGCTGGAAATGGGCACCAAAGGGTTCAATTGAAGCAAAGGCAAGTATTGGAACACTTGAAGGTAGGATAAAGAAGAGCGATATTGGAAATGCTGAGCCGACAGTTTACATTCTAGCACAGCATGCGGATGGCAAGACGGGGAAGAGTATCATACCATTCAACAAAGAAATGAAAGGTGTGGCACTCACACAGGTTGGCATTGTGGACGAGATAGTACAGCCAGATGCCAATGCTACCTTGCTCACAGTTAATGCAAGGGCTTATGGAAAAGATGTGGAACTCAAGACACTTCTGCTGAAGAGAAGTGGGGGCTACAACGGAGTGCTAAATGTGAGAGTGGTTGATGCAAACAATGCGGAGCTTGGCACTGCGAGCTTCAGTGATGGAGCAATAGAGACAACAGCCACGCTGAATCGTGCAGTGGGTACGACTGGAGACCTTACTTTTAAGGTCGTTGCAGATGTGAGTGGAATTGCTAACAATTCAATTGGATTGAAGGTTGCTGGTGCCACAGTTGAAGGCACTGTAAAGGTTTATGGGGAAAGTAAAGTGGTGTATGTTGGTGCACCCACAGGAATAATAATCGATGGAGCATTTGGAGATTGGGCAGGAATTCAGGGACATGATGACCCTACGGGAGATGTGGCTATGATTCCAACGACTCTACCAGCGAATTCAAACATAGACATAAATGCAACAAAGTACACGAACGACACAAACAATGTGTACTTCTATGCAAAGGTCTATGGTGATAAAATAATGGCAGGGTTGACACAGGTGTATCGAGGAGTAGCAGGTGGAGGTCAGAGTGGCACACCTACACCAATTGAAGAGGTGGACATTTACGATTACCTTTACATCAACTTTACAGTGAGTGCAGTGGGGAAGGAGTATTCGATCCAAGTTGTGGGTAAAGATGGTGTAGTTCTCAGCAAGAAGGTGTTGGAGAAAGATATACAGGCAATGGTTTGGAGTGAGAGCACAGGATTGAGTGCAAGCTTGACAGTTGCTTGTGCAGCAGGGGAACTTGAGCTTGGCATACCGTTTGCAGATGGACAGATTACCACATACACAGTGACAATGAGCGACTGGATTGGAAAGGACACGACAAGTGTGATATTCAGTTACCACGGAGGGATAAGAGCATCTGGGGAAATACAACCAAAAGGCACACCGCATGCACCGATTCACATAAACGGGAATGCAGATTTTGCTGCAAAGGCAACAGCTGAAAGCTGGCCTGGAGATGGGACACAAAACAATCCCTACATTATTGATGGCTATGAGATAAACGCAAATGGTGGGAGTTATGGAATCTGGATTGAGAACACGGATGTCTATTTCGTGATACGGAACTGCAATATAACAAATGCAAGTAATTCGGGCAGTGCTCCGTACGGTTCGGGCATTGCATTGAATAATGTTCAAAATGGAACAATAGAAAACAATACTTGCACAAACTCAAAAAGAGGCATATACTTATCCAACTCCGGTAACAACACGCTGACAAACAACAATGTGTTAAGCAATGAGTATGGAATTTACCTATCTGCCCAAAGTACTAATAATTACAATCATAATCTTCTCTACTCTAACAATGTGTTAACCAATGAACATGGGATTTACATATATAGATCGAGTAACAATACGATAATCAACAACAATATTTCTGAAAATACAGTTAACGGCACTTATCTATACCAATCGAGCAATAATACGCTATCAAATAACAATATTTCAAAGAATAATGTTGGAATTTTTCTGAATTCCACCAGCAAGAATAACCTTATCACCTACAATTGGATTACACAGAATTCTAATTACAGCATAAACATAAGTAGTTCAAGTGCGACTGGCAACCTCATCCACCACAACAACTTCATAGCTAACAACGGTGCTGGCAAAGGCCTAACAGGTAGATGTCAGGCATATGATGCAGGTGGAAATCAGTGGTACATTGCCACAAAGGATGGGAAAGGTACAGAGGGCAACTACTGGAGCAACTGGGATGGGAAAGACGATTATCCGATTGATGGAAGCAGTGCAAGTGACCCGTCGCCGTTTAGCAGTCCAGTATCAGAATTCACGCAATTGCCCCTCTTTGCCATGTTCCTTATCGGGGCTCTTGTCGCAATTGCCAGAAAACGAAAACACTGAAATCTTTTCTTTTCAATTTTTTAGTTTTCAGTAACGGCCAAGCGATTTTTAAAATCCCAGAAATCTTAATAAATACCGAAGGGTATAGCAAGGTGATGCAAGAGGTAAACCGATTTGTGGTTGGCAACTTAGAAGTAATTATAAAGCGAGGAGACATCACAGAGGAAGAAGTGGATGCAATTGTAAATGCTGCGAACAACCATTTCTGGATGGGAGGTGGTGTTGCAGGCGCAATAAAACGCAAAGGTGGTGTAGAGATAGAAAGGGAAGCTGTGAAAAAGGGTCCTGTGGAGGTTGGAAAGTGTGTCTATACTAGTGCTGGAAAACTCAAGGCAAGGTATGTGATTCACGCTGCAGTTATGGGTCAGGACCTTGTAACAGATGCGGAAAAAATTGCCACAGCAACAGCTAACGCACTGAAAATGGCAGAGGACCTAAAGCTGCAATCAATTGCATTTCCAGCTCTTGGCACTGGTGTTGGCGGCTTTGATTACTCAGAATGTGCAAAACTCATGCTTCACCAGGTCTTGGGATTCAAACCAGTGAACCTTATGGAAGTTCTTTTTATTCTCTACAGCTCTGAAGCATTTGAGGCTTTTCTAAACATTGCGAGGAAATTGTATGGCTGAAAAAACAGAAAGACAGAGAGCAATGGTTTACATAATGACTGGCGACTCCCTGTCAGATGAGGGAAAATATGTTGATGCCATTAAATACTACAACATGGCAATTGAAATAGACCCAAAGAATGCAGTTGCTCACAATAACAAGGGGGTTACACTGAACGCGATGGGCAGGCATTTAGAGGCAATCAGGTGCTACGACAAAGCCCTTGAACTAAATCCAAAGTATGAAGTGGCATGGTACAACAAGGGTAATGCTCTCTCTTATCTAGGAGAATACCTTGGTGCAATTGAATGCTATCGTAAGGCCTACACTCTCAATCCAAAGTATGAGGCAGCGTTCTACGATGAGGCAAGCACAAGGTTTCTAATGGGAGATGTGAAGGGAGCGATAGAGGTCATTGACAAACTAATTGAAATGAATCCGAAGAGTGTCAATGGCTGGCTCAAAAAAGGTCAGATGCTAGAGGATTTGGGACAGTTTGATGCTGCCCTTGCATGCTATGAGAATGCACTTTTGATTGATCCAGAGAGCGTAGAAGCCTACAATAGCATCGGTGGACTTTACTTTTCTATTGAGGAATACGAGAAAGCCATAGAGGCCTACCAAAAAGCAATTGAGTTGAATGATGGAATTGCCGAAACCTGGAACAATCTAGGATTCACCTACTTCGTACTTGGTTTCTATGATGAGGCATTAAACTGCTACGACCGTGCTCTCCAGATAAATCCAGAGTACAAGCATGCGTGGTACAACAAGGGCTACACCTACCACGGAATGGGAAAACTTGAGAAAGCGGTGGAGTGCTATCAACGAGCTATCAAACTCGACCCGCATGACGAAGTGCTCTGGAACAACTTAGGCAATGCTCTCTACAACCTGAAGAGATTTAAAGAAAGCATCCCCTTCTTCGTGAACGCACTTGAAGTTAATCCGGAATACGAAATTGCATGGAACAATATAGGGAATGCACTGGACAAAATGGGAATGCATGATAAGAGCATAAAGTATCACGAGAAAGCAATTGAACTCAATCCGAAATTTGACTATGCATATTATGCAAAGGGCTACGCCCTGCACAAGCTTGGTAAATCAGAGGAAGGACTGAAATTTGTTGAAATTTCACTTGCACTCAACCCGAACTATGACCATGCCTGGTATGCACTGGCAGACATCTATCTCGCACTGGGTGAAAGGGAAGAGGCACTTGCAGCCATAGAAAATGCCCTTATCCTTAACCCAGAGTATCCTGAAGCATATTTGATGAAGGCAGAAATTCTTGGAGCGATGGGCAGAGAGGCAGAGGCACTTGATATGCTCCAGACAGGATTGAAGGCTGCTCAGGCCTTGCTCAAATTTGAGAGAGATATTGACAACCTGAAGGTTTTGGAGAAAATTTTGATGAAATTAGGAAAATATGATGATGCCATAAATGTAGAGATGGAAATTCTCAGCATTGATTTTGTGCCTCAAGTAGCAGAGAATTTGGCTGCAAATCTTTTTGACAAAGAGCAGTACGCTAAAATCATTGAACTCTTTGGAATGCGAAAGGAATTGCCAAAGAATGTAGCTCTCCTGCTTGCCAGAAGTTATCGTGAGATAGGCGAGAAAGAAATGGCATTAAAGACCTGCGATGAAATGTTTCAGAAAACTGGTGACATAGATTTTGCAGTGGAAAAACTCAAAATCCTCTATGAATCAGGGTTGAGCGAAATTGCGAAGCTCATTCTTGAGTTGCCACAAAAAGACCCTGATGCCATCGCTTTGCTTGGAGATTACTACTTCCGGAAGAAAATGTATGCTGCGGCACTGCCTTGCTATACTTTTTATGTAAAGAACCGCGAAAATCTGGAAATCTGGTACAGAAAAGGGCTCTGTCATCTTTACCTCAACCAACTCTGGCAGGCAGATTTCTGCTTTGACTACCTTACTGGTGCCTATCCCGAATCTGGACTCGGTTGGTATGGCAAGTATCTAGTGCTGAAGAAGAAAGGAAAGTCAAAGAAAGCCAACGGATTTCTAGAAATTGCACTCTCAAAAGATGAAAAGATTGGAGAGGTTACTAGAGATGCTGAAGCGAAAGTTTCTGATACTCTGCCATGATGCAAGCACAGATGGTGCTTTCACGCTTGATGATTTACCAGGTTCTGGCGGAAGAATCGATGTTGCAGCAAGATGCGTAGTTGCAAGCTTGTTAATTTCATATGGCATAAGGAAGGATGCAGAGGTCATTCTGTTTTTCTGCAAGGGACCCAGAAATGGATTAACCATTAGAGTTAGTGGCAACAATGTAAAATACCTAAACCCAGATGAGCGGAGCACTGCTGCTCTCCTCAGAAATGCGATGTTGAAATACAAAAATGTGGCAATGGAAAGTTCACCAGGTGTGGAGGTGTGCACCACGAACCTGGAAACCATTCTGGCCGGGGAGAAAAATGTGTACTATCTGAAGGAGGAGGGGTTTCCAGCAGGAAATTTTGAGTTCCCAGACGAGGAAATACTGTTTGTGCTTGGTGACCACAAGGATTTGACGCCGGAAGAAGAGACAATTGTGCTGAAGTACGCAAAAGCCAAACTCAGCATCTCGCCGCTCTCCCTCTACTCAGAGCAATGCATTACTATCATTCACAACATCCTTGACAGGAAATTTTCAGGACGCTTTATACCAGAAAATCGAGAGCATAAGTCCGTTGACCGCAACGATGGCAAATAGTGGATATGCCATTATACTCATGGATGCAAAAAGAAGCCCCCCGACCAGTGCCCCTGCAGCCATACCTGCGGAAAGGGAGAGGTGGTAGACACCCATTGCACTTCCAGTGTGATAACTCTCTGCAAATCGCATCACCATTCTCACACTTGCAGAGGAAATGCCTGCCCATCCTAATCCCATCAGGCCATTTAGAACTATTGCTGTGAGTAAAACAAGCGAGGCGGAGGGTAAGAAAAAAATAAAGGCAAAGCTGGAGATAATCCCAATTCTGAGTGCAGTGGCAATTTTCAAAAGTTTGTCTGCTCTGGTTTGACTTACAATCAAATAGCCAAGCGTACATGCGAATGCACTGCTTAGATGTACAGCAAAAATTCCAGTTCCTGAGACACCGCTCTTGATCAGAAAAACAGGAAGGGTAGTGTTAAAAGCTGCAAACCCGAAAAGCATGAGCGAAAAGCCCAAGCATAACCAGTAAATTCTCTTGTCAACACTCGCAAACTTCAGTTTTGTAGCAATCTTCGAAGGCAGATAGTGGAGCCGTTCATATATCCCAGTGTTTATTTTCACAAGTTCCGACTTGGAAAGCATCGGTTTATGTGGTGCTTTATCAGGAAGATATGTTGAAAGCCCGAGACCTAGTGCAAAGGCAGCAAACACAATCAGAAGCAGAAGGCGAAGTCCGAATTCATCGTCAAATACATTGAGTAAAAGGGCTGCAAACGCAAGGGCTATGAGCGTGCTGGTAGATATCACAATATTGTAATTTTTCAATCTGTCTCTGTACTTGCCTGCCTTTGTTTGAGCTACCAGTGTACTTCCCAACAATCCAAAAACACTGAAGAAGAAGCCGAGGAGGGCTGATGCTATAATCAACCAATAGAAGCTATCACTGAAAATTCCAATTATTGTAGCAGTTGCAACACAACAGAATCCAAGAATTGCAGGGGCCCTGCGTGCCTCATGTCTGTCAATCCACATGCCCCAGTAGACAATG
It encodes the following:
- the fen gene encoding flap endonuclease-1; the protein is MGVDIVSIVEANQATLEDFSGKIIAIDGYNTLYQFLAIIRQPDGTLLMDKQGRVTSHLSGLFYRTANFLEIGIKPIFVFDGEPYPQKMRTIEGRVAAKEKAMEEWKKALEEGDLEMAKSKAQQTSHLTKEMVSQAKRLLGYMGIPWIDAPRDGEAQASYIVQRGDANYSASQDFDSLLFGSPALVRNLAISGKRKLPRKKEFVDIKPEIILLNDVLQKNGITREQLIDIGILVGTDFNEGVKGIGAKKALKLIKEYGTIEKVIEVKKIDVPGYEDARKIFLQPDIVNNYNLKWSLPDTEKIIEMLCEEFEFSEDRVRKALSFVAARKAMCMQTSLDQFF
- a CDS encoding tRNA-dihydrouridine synthase, which produces MLNFLRRRVICAPMAAVTSPDFRYMIRKYTDTLVFTEMCSAHALVHNPALLSARIYEWDHPIGLQIYGADIRRMVEAAKIAERLGADIIDINMGCARRIITKQGAGAALLKKPEFARQLIKEIVRNVSVPVSVKTRIGWDNFQPDFFEAIADCDLAFVTVHGRTAKAGFSGDVDFDAIASLKKILGTVIVGNGNIFAPGKAVEMLKKTGCNAVMVARGMMGRPYFPSQCIKAVNDETFHEPTKNEILSDLLEHARKFCEINGTTALKKFRQHIYWYFKTFRKSPEFYEKIQEVKEFCQLVKLLEWYTRSVPSAREKESP
- a CDS encoding NosD domain-containing protein, which gives rise to MAEKEDKPINELFTEILIRIKQDVEISLLMDSLGRYKRKYRELAKIGVTPDYEVTLKGEIKDVEETLLGFLYAVYETAKEKSGVERARAEMSEVLEHLIATSENTSVAKVAKEFLSKIRLERSPVEEIAEKLLKYKFEGYPIEDVIGEKEKGKDAFLKAYEEYVAKIEKLKSIEAQLDELDVTGFEKEALEIRSHIKNPAKLDYVEQLMNKIVAGASIDRMEKELNEISKEIDVLEKKVAKKPKIQPAPKTPREGKVNGRKDGRINGRINGKVNGMRESKGVVPKRETEAGKRTAIALIVFLLLAIPPAAILLYTEAGIKIDGNLDDWAGKASIEQVPTGMDVPITKYAIDVDEKYVYFYLQVQSPRAVFESSGNQRDTVLLFLDTGQAGYRFDGINAKYKVEISGSEGNVVSTSLSEYQGDGTSWKWAPKGSIEAKASIGTLEGRIKKSDIGNAEPTVYILAQHADGKTGKSIIPFNKEMKGVALTQVGIVDEIVQPDANATLLTVNARAYGKDVELKTLLLKRSGGYNGVLNVRVVDANNAELGTASFSDGAIETTATLNRAVGTTGDLTFKVVADVSGIANNSIGLKVAGATVEGTVKVYGESKVVYVGAPTGIIIDGAFGDWAGIQGHDDPTGDVAMIPTTLPANSNIDINATKYTNDTNNVYFYAKVYGDKIMAGLTQVYRGVAGGGQSGTPTPIEEVDIYDYLYINFTVSAVGKEYSIQVVGKDGVVLSKKVLEKDIQAMVWSESTGLSASLTVACAAGELELGIPFADGQITTYTVTMSDWIGKDTTSVIFSYHGGIRASGEIQPKGTPHAPIHINGNADFAAKATAESWPGDGTQNNPYIIDGYEINANGGSYGIWIENTDVYFVIRNCNITNASNSGSAPYGSGIALNNVQNGTIENNTCTNSKRGIYLSNSGNNTLTNNNVLSNEYGIYLSAQSTNNYNHNLLYSNNVLTNEHGIYIYRSSNNTIINNNISENTVNGTYLYQSSNNTLSNNNISKNNVGIFLNSTSKNNLITYNWITQNSNYSINISSSSATGNLIHHNNFIANNGAGKGLTGRCQAYDAGGNQWYIATKDGKGTEGNYWSNWDGKDDYPIDGSSASDPSPFSSPVSEFTQLPLFAMFLIGALVAIARKRKH
- a CDS encoding macro domain-containing protein, which produces MQEVNRFVVGNLEVIIKRGDITEEEVDAIVNAANNHFWMGGGVAGAIKRKGGVEIEREAVKKGPVEVGKCVYTSAGKLKARYVIHAAVMGQDLVTDAEKIATATANALKMAEDLKLQSIAFPALGTGVGGFDYSECAKLMLHQVLGFKPVNLMEVLFILYSSEAFEAFLNIARKLYG
- a CDS encoding tetratricopeptide repeat protein, with translation MAEKTERQRAMVYIMTGDSLSDEGKYVDAIKYYNMAIEIDPKNAVAHNNKGVTLNAMGRHLEAIRCYDKALELNPKYEVAWYNKGNALSYLGEYLGAIECYRKAYTLNPKYEAAFYDEASTRFLMGDVKGAIEVIDKLIEMNPKSVNGWLKKGQMLEDLGQFDAALACYENALLIDPESVEAYNSIGGLYFSIEEYEKAIEAYQKAIELNDGIAETWNNLGFTYFVLGFYDEALNCYDRALQINPEYKHAWYNKGYTYHGMGKLEKAVECYQRAIKLDPHDEVLWNNLGNALYNLKRFKESIPFFVNALEVNPEYEIAWNNIGNALDKMGMHDKSIKYHEKAIELNPKFDYAYYAKGYALHKLGKSEEGLKFVEISLALNPNYDHAWYALADIYLALGEREEALAAIENALILNPEYPEAYLMKAEILGAMGREAEALDMLQTGLKAAQALLKFERDIDNLKVLEKILMKLGKYDDAINVEMEILSIDFVPQVAENLAANLFDKEQYAKIIELFGMRKELPKNVALLLARSYREIGEKEMALKTCDEMFQKTGDIDFAVEKLKILYESGLSEIAKLILELPQKDPDAIALLGDYYFRKKMYAAALPCYTFYVKNRENLEIWYRKGLCHLYLNQLWQADFCFDYLTGAYPESGLGWYGKYLVLKKKGKSKKANGFLEIALSKDEKIGEVTRDAEAKVSDTLP
- the trmY gene encoding tRNA (pseudouridine(54)-N(1))-methyltransferase TrmY; translation: MLKRKFLILCHDASTDGAFTLDDLPGSGGRIDVAARCVVASLLISYGIRKDAEVILFFCKGPRNGLTIRVSGNNVKYLNPDERSTAALLRNAMLKYKNVAMESSPGVEVCTTNLETILAGEKNVYYLKEEGFPAGNFEFPDEEILFVLGDHKDLTPEEETIVLKYAKAKLSISPLSLYSEQCITIIHNILDRKFSGRFIPENREHKSVDRNDGK
- a CDS encoding MFS transporter, which produces MQKLYIPFGFAQFGYAIFSNTLPLLVLLALGLGAREVGFLNMFVSLFSMLGIVYWGMWIDRHEARRAPAILGFCCVATATIIGIFSDSFYWLIIASALLGFFFSVFGLLGSTLVAQTKAGKYRDRLKNYNIVISTSTLIALAFAALLLNVFDDEFGLRLLLLIVFAAFALGLGLSTYLPDKAPHKPMLSKSELVKINTGIYERLHYLPSKIATKLKFASVDKRIYWLCLGFSLMLFGFAAFNTTLPVFLIKSGVSGTGIFAVHLSSAFACTLGYLIVSQTRADKLLKIATALRIGIISSFAFIFFLPSASLVLLTAIVLNGLMGLGWAGISSASVRMVMRFAESYHTGSAMGVYHLSLSAGMAAGALVGGLLFASMSIMAYPLFAIVAVNGLMLSIFWYKAS